From the Bacteroidia bacterium genome, one window contains:
- a CDS encoding glyceraldehyde-3-phosphate dehydrogenase: MSSDVRRGNLLGINGLGRIGKMLLWFFVHNKHFDGIVINTGREVGRSLEDLAHQIGADSTYGPMEMFLFGLSGKRDIRIVDEQSGVMEIHGLPITVLRNARNPKDIDWKGMGVQVVIDCTGVYLDPTIPMDDAKGSIRGHLAGGARVVLASAPFKIKDKAASMPDDSAMMIYGINHTNFDTRKHALISAASCTTTGLAHMMKPLLENEETSRILTASLSTIHAATNTQSVLDAVPKSGASDLRKTRSVFNNIILSSTGAAKALELVLPEIKRVGFMADSVRIPTTTVSLINLNLTFHSPLNDKGVPTINRAFLNNLYKQAAAGAQKDLLVFSEKQNVSADLLGVPAAVVIEGFDTHTRTGFIDLPTDILRTSGVQSDQPIQVPVTHAKLFGWYDNEFGSYVTSLGKLAMYVDRTLAS; this comes from the coding sequence ATGAGCAGCGATGTCCGCCGCGGGAATCTTCTCGGCATCAACGGTCTCGGCCGCATCGGCAAAATGCTGTTGTGGTTTTTTGTGCACAACAAGCACTTTGACGGCATCGTCATCAACACGGGTCGTGAAGTGGGTCGCTCCCTCGAGGATCTCGCGCATCAAATCGGGGCCGACTCCACGTACGGACCGATGGAGATGTTCCTCTTCGGCCTCTCCGGCAAACGGGACATACGCATCGTCGACGAGCAGAGCGGTGTAATGGAAATCCACGGCCTGCCGATTACGGTATTGCGCAACGCACGGAATCCGAAGGACATCGACTGGAAGGGCATGGGCGTGCAGGTCGTCATTGACTGCACCGGCGTCTACCTCGATCCCACCATCCCGATGGACGACGCGAAGGGCAGCATACGCGGCCACCTCGCCGGCGGCGCACGCGTAGTGCTGGCGAGCGCGCCGTTCAAGATCAAAGACAAGGCGGCAAGCATGCCCGACGACAGCGCGATGATGATTTACGGCATCAATCACACGAACTTCGACACGCGCAAACATGCCCTGATTTCAGCGGCATCCTGCACCACCACGGGACTGGCGCACATGATGAAGCCTCTGCTCGAAAACGAGGAAACATCGCGCATCCTTACCGCGTCGCTTTCGACCATTCACGCGGCGACGAACACGCAGAGCGTTCTCGACGCAGTGCCCAAGTCCGGTGCGTCCGACCTGCGCAAGACGCGTTCGGTGTTCAACAACATCATTCTCTCCTCCACCGGGGCAGCGAAGGCACTGGAACTCGTTCTCCCCGAGATCAAGCGCGTCGGCTTCATGGCGGATTCCGTCCGCATTCCGACCACAACGGTGTCGCTTATCAATCTCAACCTCACGTTTCACTCGCCGTTGAACGACAAAGGGGTGCCGACCATCAACCGCGCATTTCTGAACAATCTCTACAAGCAGGCGGCGGCCGGTGCGCAGAAGGATTTGCTCGTTTTCAGCGAGAAGCAAAACGTGTCGGCCGACCTGCTGGGTGTCCCGGCAGCGGTGGTGATCGAGGGCTTCGACACGCATACCCGGACGGGATTCATTGATTTGCCGACAGACATTCTCCGCACTTCCGGCGTACAGAGCGATCAACCGATTCAGGTACCCGTGACGCACGCCAAGCTGTTCGGCTGGTATGACAATGAGTTCGGGAGTTATGTGACGTCGCTGGGCAAGCTGGCCATGTATGTAGATCGCACGCTTGCCAGCTAA
- the ric gene encoding iron-sulfur cluster repair di-iron protein: MNTTAQTVGDIVRENTQAALVFESYGIDYCCGGKIPLAEACAQRGLDAGAILDEVANLPRNGSPDVTAWSVEFLIDYIVNTHHQYVRTMLQPISEHAAKVAYRHGESHPETIEVEGIFRAVRAELESHMVKEEQILFPYIKRLAAIERGDMPNTGGGLGSVMGPISVMEAEHENVGRAYERIHALTNGLEIPPDACTTFTLLYNELREFEQDLHMHIHLENNVLHPRAIAMEEALFAIH; this comes from the coding sequence ATGAATACAACAGCGCAAACCGTCGGCGACATCGTTCGCGAAAATACACAGGCAGCCCTGGTGTTCGAATCGTACGGGATTGACTACTGCTGCGGCGGAAAAATTCCCCTTGCCGAAGCCTGCGCCCAGCGGGGTCTCGATGCCGGCGCGATTCTCGATGAGGTTGCGAATCTTCCCCGCAACGGATCGCCCGATGTGACCGCCTGGTCCGTCGAATTCCTCATTGACTACATCGTGAATACGCATCATCAGTACGTACGCACGATGCTGCAGCCCATCAGCGAACATGCGGCAAAAGTGGCCTACCGTCACGGTGAATCGCATCCCGAAACCATCGAGGTCGAAGGGATTTTCCGCGCCGTGCGTGCGGAACTGGAATCGCACATGGTCAAGGAGGAGCAAATCCTTTTCCCTTACATCAAGCGTCTCGCCGCCATCGAGCGCGGCGATATGCCGAACACCGGCGGTGGACTCGGATCCGTCATGGGCCCCATCTCGGTCATGGAAGCGGAACACGAAAACGTCGGCCGCGCCTACGAACGCATCCATGCGTTGACCAACGGTCTGGAAATTCCTCCCGATGCCTGCACCACCTTTACACTGCTCTACAACGAACTGCGTGAGTTCGAACAGGATCTGCACATGCACATTCACCTCGAGAACAACGTGCTCCATCCCCGCGCCATCGCGATGGAGGAAGCACTGTTCGCGATCCATTGA
- the tsaA gene encoding tRNA (N6-threonylcarbamoyladenosine(37)-N6)-methyltransferase TrmO — MNTQETYSFTPIGYITSDALARYDAPRQGVLSSACEAVLRLLPGHNFEQAVGDLLGVERVWVLYVFHLNTGWKPRVNVPRHRRDKVGVFATRAPYRPNPIGLSCVRLLSVDGLELRLAECDLLDGTPVLDIKPYLPYADAFPDASTGWVRNDEESYTIEITPSARERLDWLRQEGGIDLRPFITLQLEVNPVRSKRKRIKALGDADDHRYVLARRTWRIAFELWHENRRVRVFDVFSCYTAADLAADEDPHEDKNLHRRFNARFSRQPFAEGSGPIRG; from the coding sequence ATGAACACGCAGGAAACGTACAGCTTTACACCGATCGGCTACATCACGTCCGACGCGCTGGCACGCTACGATGCGCCGCGTCAGGGGGTGCTGTCGTCCGCGTGTGAAGCGGTACTGCGGCTGTTGCCCGGTCATAATTTTGAGCAGGCGGTCGGCGATCTCCTCGGTGTCGAACGTGTGTGGGTGCTCTATGTCTTTCACCTGAACACAGGCTGGAAACCGCGCGTAAACGTCCCGCGTCACAGACGCGATAAGGTTGGGGTGTTCGCCACCCGCGCACCCTATCGTCCGAATCCGATCGGACTCAGCTGTGTGCGCCTTCTGTCGGTGGACGGGCTCGAACTCCGTCTCGCGGAATGTGATCTTCTCGACGGTACGCCTGTGCTGGATATCAAGCCCTATTTACCGTATGCCGACGCTTTCCCGGACGCCTCGACAGGCTGGGTGCGTAACGACGAAGAGTCGTACACCATCGAGATCACACCGTCTGCACGCGAACGTCTCGATTGGCTGCGGCAGGAAGGCGGCATAGACTTGCGTCCCTTTATCACGCTCCAGCTTGAGGTCAATCCGGTGCGGTCCAAGCGCAAACGCATCAAAGCGCTTGGCGATGCCGACGACCACCGTTACGTTCTGGCCCGCCGCACCTGGCGCATCGCGTTCGAGCTCTGGCACGAGAACCGACGGGTTCGTGTGTTCGACGTGTTTTCCTGCTACACTGCTGCCGACCTTGCCGCCGATGAAGATCCCCACGAGGATAAGAATCTTCACCGACGCTTCAATGCCCGCTTCTCCCGGCAGCCCTTCGCCGAGGGTAGCGGTCCAATTCGTGGATGA
- a CDS encoding nitric-oxide reductase large subunit, producing the protein MKHEEPRSGIWKHVLLLTMLFGFTVLLIGGYWVYEDAAPRPAEIVDNNGNVLTTYQAIMAGQAVYQSHGLMQYGSTMGHGSYLGPDFTAQSLHITTTTMRDHYAHTLHGKEYAALDIALQDAIAAQVKRELKHNGYDAATDRIVLTDGQAAALEAVRAHYREMFSKADDRAGLQANAIIRTRETTQGWFMAGDQAQHMADFFYWTSWLSTAIRPETTSSYSNNWPFDADAGNQQSANSFVWSGVSVTLLIFMTAVLLFVWKKYRLESEEAFSSFPAFNMNRLMLTPGQRAVGKYFVVVTLLFLLQTVLGGYMAHTYIEGNKFYGFDMAAILPFNIARTWHLQLAIFWIATAWMAMGMFLAPMISGSEPKHQKLLINALFVALVALVGGSLAGEYLGVRGDFGDNWFLFGHQGWEYIDLGRFWQVILVVGLTLWLVIVYRGIKPALRKESDKGGLTHLLLYATISIPLFYGFAFFMSPGSHITMADFWRWWVIHLWVEGMFEVFAVVVIGFLMVNMGLVTKRSTLRALYFQLTILLGSGIIGTGHHYYWIGVSEMWLALGSVFSAMEVIPLTLLVVEAYEHYRYMKRGGEEFPYKWAFMFLVAVAFWNLFGAGVLGFLINLPSVNFFSHGSFLTSAHAHGALMGVYGMLGIALMLFSMRTISNEKADKLLKYSFWGLNGGLMGMILITLLPVGFMQLFQGIENGYWFVRTIDFYYQPVVHTLLWLRMLPDTVFIVAGVLPLVLAIYKMWRNPRQPREDMGGMTFADVLRKNEKPVGVVSELQD; encoded by the coding sequence ATGAAACACGAAGAACCTCGCTCCGGCATTTGGAAGCACGTTCTGCTCCTGACCATGCTCTTCGGCTTTACCGTTCTGCTCATCGGCGGCTATTGGGTCTATGAAGACGCCGCCCCGCGCCCGGCCGAAATTGTGGACAACAACGGCAACGTCCTCACCACCTATCAGGCTATCATGGCCGGACAGGCCGTGTACCAGAGCCACGGGCTGATGCAGTACGGCAGCACCATGGGCCACGGGTCCTATCTCGGACCGGATTTCACCGCGCAATCTCTGCATATCACTACCACCACCATGCGCGACCATTATGCGCACACTCTCCATGGCAAAGAATATGCCGCTCTCGACATCGCACTGCAGGACGCGATCGCGGCGCAGGTAAAACGCGAACTCAAGCACAATGGCTACGATGCCGCAACGGATCGCATTGTGCTCACCGACGGTCAAGCGGCGGCGTTGGAAGCCGTACGCGCGCATTATCGTGAGATGTTTTCGAAAGCCGATGACCGCGCGGGTTTGCAGGCCAATGCGATTATCCGCACTCGCGAAACGACGCAGGGATGGTTCATGGCGGGCGATCAGGCCCAGCACATGGCAGACTTTTTCTACTGGACGTCCTGGCTCTCCACTGCCATACGGCCGGAAACAACGAGCAGCTATTCCAACAACTGGCCCTTCGACGCCGATGCGGGAAATCAGCAATCCGCCAACTCCTTCGTGTGGAGCGGGGTAAGCGTCACGTTGCTCATTTTCATGACCGCGGTGCTGCTCTTCGTGTGGAAGAAATACCGGCTCGAATCGGAGGAAGCCTTCAGCAGCTTTCCCGCCTTCAACATGAACCGCCTCATGCTCACGCCGGGACAGCGTGCGGTGGGGAAGTACTTCGTGGTCGTGACGCTGCTCTTTCTCCTGCAAACCGTGCTCGGCGGCTATATGGCCCATACCTACATCGAGGGCAACAAATTCTACGGCTTTGATATGGCGGCGATACTGCCGTTCAACATCGCACGCACCTGGCATCTGCAGCTCGCAATATTCTGGATAGCCACCGCGTGGATGGCCATGGGGATGTTTCTGGCGCCGATGATCAGCGGCAGCGAACCGAAGCATCAGAAGCTGCTGATCAACGCGCTGTTCGTCGCTCTGGTGGCGCTCGTGGGCGGAAGCCTCGCGGGCGAATACCTCGGTGTTCGCGGCGATTTCGGCGACAACTGGTTCCTCTTCGGCCATCAGGGCTGGGAGTATATCGACCTCGGCCGCTTCTGGCAGGTCATCCTGGTCGTCGGTCTCACTCTGTGGCTGGTCATCGTGTATCGCGGCATCAAACCCGCGCTGCGGAAAGAAAGCGACAAGGGCGGACTCACGCATCTGCTGCTCTACGCCACCATTTCCATACCGCTGTTCTACGGATTCGCGTTCTTCATGAGCCCCGGTTCGCATATCACCATGGCCGATTTCTGGCGCTGGTGGGTGATTCACCTCTGGGTGGAAGGCATGTTCGAAGTGTTCGCCGTGGTGGTCATCGGCTTCCTTATGGTGAACATGGGCCTGGTGACCAAACGCTCCACGCTCCGCGCGCTGTACTTCCAGCTCACGATTCTTCTGGGCAGCGGCATCATCGGCACGGGACATCATTACTACTGGATAGGTGTATCCGAAATGTGGCTTGCGCTGGGTTCCGTGTTCTCGGCGATGGAAGTCATTCCCCTCACGCTGCTGGTCGTCGAGGCCTACGAACACTACCGCTACATGAAACGCGGCGGTGAGGAATTCCCGTACAAGTGGGCGTTCATGTTCCTCGTGGCCGTGGCGTTCTGGAATCTCTTCGGTGCCGGCGTTCTGGGCTTCCTGATCAATCTCCCTTCCGTCAATTTCTTCTCGCATGGCAGCTTCCTCACCTCGGCACATGCACACGGCGCGCTCATGGGTGTGTACGGCATGCTCGGCATCGCGCTGATGCTTTTCAGCATGCGCACCATATCCAATGAGAAAGCGGACAAACTGCTGAAGTACTCGTTCTGGGGTCTCAATGGCGGCTTGATGGGTATGATTCTCATCACCCTGCTGCCCGTCGGTTTTATGCAGCTCTTTCAGGGCATAGAAAACGGCTACTGGTTCGTGCGCACTATTGATTTCTACTATCAGCCCGTGGTGCACACGCTGTTGTGGCTGCGCATGCTTCCCGACACGGTGTTCATCGTCGCAGGCGTGCTCCCGCTGGTGCTTGCCATCTACAAGATGTGGCGCAATCCGCGACAGCCGCGCGAAGACATGGGCGGCATGACCTTTGCGGATGTGCTGCGGAAAAATGAAAAACCCGTGGGTGTCGTGTCCGAATTACAGGACTGA
- a CDS encoding DUF2461 domain-containing protein, with protein sequence MAKKINPFDEHVQPPFAGFPKDMLRFFKELKANNTREWFLENKKRYEESVREPMLSLLDDLANRLRAVDSDIEIDPRKALYRINRDVRFSADKSPYKTNTAAAFTLRGYDRKVDAAYYFHIMPGEVGVGGGLYAPSGDQLKKLRPAIAANPDEFRAILADKKFARLFGGLTGESLTRVPQGFDKDHPAADLLMRKQFLAWAELPGKSLDDGGFADILVEHFTAMTPFIRYLLKNG encoded by the coding sequence ATGGCAAAGAAAATCAATCCGTTCGATGAGCATGTACAACCGCCGTTCGCGGGATTTCCCAAGGACATGTTGCGCTTTTTCAAGGAATTGAAGGCGAATAATACCCGCGAATGGTTTCTCGAAAACAAGAAACGCTATGAAGAGAGCGTACGGGAGCCCATGCTCAGTCTCCTCGACGACCTGGCAAATCGTCTTCGTGCCGTGGACAGCGATATCGAGATCGATCCCAGGAAAGCGCTGTACCGCATCAACCGTGATGTGCGCTTCAGCGCGGACAAATCGCCGTACAAAACAAACACCGCCGCCGCCTTTACCCTGCGCGGCTACGACAGAAAAGTGGACGCCGCATATTATTTCCACATCATGCCCGGCGAGGTCGGCGTGGGCGGCGGCTTGTACGCACCGTCCGGCGACCAGCTCAAAAAGCTGCGGCCCGCAATCGCCGCGAATCCCGACGAGTTCCGCGCCATTCTTGCAGATAAAAAATTCGCACGATTGTTTGGCGGATTGACGGGTGAATCTCTCACCCGCGTCCCCCAGGGATTCGATAAGGATCACCCTGCCGCCGATCTCCTCATGCGCAAACAATTCCTCGCATGGGCCGAACTTCCGGGCAAATCACTCGACGACGGCGGCTTTGCCGATATACTCGTCGAGCATTTCACCGCCATGACTCCCTTTATCCGCTACCTCCTCAAGAACGGGTAG
- a CDS encoding PEP-utilizing enzyme: MTTTGRFESTALRVNLEKTRTEELTLPGEHQFLVDAAASHYGIQRRLVQFLAELHHRFPNREVLIEGLRQIALQDLWFYAGHDDAPALLRTLLSLFREQLAEEYPLPLQKRSLQTLLEFLEHLREREDHDRFLGDIEAGLALIREMLEGNEKLHVAASGLLRALLRHLPGDARFRPGLSDLLKRSLELSLDYWSNQTDVERWLTERSTLFPGNYDHIIDFAGQPFFQRERAVLRNAREWDDLVRVADFNATADRIVAASELFASPLERLSWLFIVIHQESMDGMREQLLRDINRALKLLRDACSEDELLVFFGKLFTMFGELRNRHMSSILDCVLTLGREVHATESQRLIDAFIEHLVDFGFVTPKLSGVTDEWQVSVDRNHIKNIRVWLALIQLHPASWRHLLSALLINLKLGGVFISDTDLFQRDVTALLNADIGPVYYLVKQLAMLFPVYFNEIGAEGELRDTSTVIDELSQRHDRLIHFLRKQVHAESNNLHIKLTDGILRYWFDGDSEALLPYLPLDVAEGLEAEGHWYDDVHHTVRTLCATLQLPPELLSTIPLRRIEALLDAMTEVPSMHRARVRHLVRIKQLLTEKYTIDVHDIVPHMEKLAVFRRHDIDELERLLASGDAMKALTFVLDAIRRLRNVILDAEQTTGIEDIYYKRHIAAGIPSMYGRYLEPKFQAMGLTFRFEALASQLIEKLIAETNLRYITAPTLKRIALILSALTESLEIEGLSDVGFTSTLEMFRYSLTTWTFTIGQFMNLFQFMASNVTGIITENFIQPHDAMLTRLVRAMHQDIQVQQLHALSEQFYRDLIAGSFPVPQLDNFISSVVASLNEMMRHLPSDAAQSALTYEPRLITTRLYQQNSDIDNPVFLGAKGYYLKKMTQFGFPVPPGFVLTTELFRRRTMLTRHPDMSAEVDAIIMDRVHDLELITGRGYGDPDNPLLLSVRSGAAISIPGAMNTFLNVGLNDSIVERLSTKHNYGWTSWDCYRRFLQGWGMAYGIDRDSFDGIMMRFKEEYGVTQKIMFTPAQMRHIAFTYKDVLQEHGVRIEEDPFRQLIQAILSVLDSWYTDRAKVYRSKLSIAEDWGTAVVVQQMVLGNLNYDSGTGVLFTRDPFSREPGIHLYGDFTICSQGEDIVGGLVHVLPISEQQRKRSNTPQELSLERNFPEIFAKLHTYARELVYDRGFGHQEIEFTFETKQAEDLYILQTRDHSVLHESEMPVFDSPPGTLHPAGTGLGIGGGAMVGIVCFDMSDLEEQRHVHPEEHMILVRPDTVPDDIGMIFECDGLLTARGGAASHAAVTAVRLRKTCVVDCRDLIVDETKKTCSIGPHRWAAGDSIAIDGRLGFIFTGTHPICYEKIQFP, encoded by the coding sequence ATGACGACCACTGGTCGCTTTGAATCGACCGCGCTGCGGGTCAATCTCGAGAAAACGCGGACCGAGGAGCTCACGCTCCCCGGTGAGCATCAGTTTCTCGTGGACGCCGCCGCGTCGCATTATGGCATTCAGCGGCGGCTCGTGCAGTTTCTCGCGGAGCTGCACCATCGCTTCCCGAATCGCGAGGTGCTTATCGAAGGCCTCCGGCAGATCGCGTTACAAGATCTATGGTTTTATGCCGGACATGACGATGCGCCCGCGCTGCTCCGCACCCTGCTTTCCCTTTTTCGCGAACAGCTCGCCGAGGAATATCCCCTTCCGCTACAGAAACGGAGTTTACAGACGCTGCTCGAATTTCTTGAGCATCTCCGCGAGCGTGAGGATCATGACCGCTTTCTTGGTGATATAGAAGCAGGTCTGGCGCTCATACGAGAAATGCTGGAAGGGAACGAGAAACTGCACGTAGCGGCATCGGGGTTGCTGCGCGCTCTGCTTCGTCACTTACCCGGGGATGCAAGATTCCGCCCGGGCCTGTCCGATCTGCTCAAGCGCTCACTGGAGTTGTCGCTCGATTACTGGAGCAATCAGACCGATGTCGAACGCTGGCTGACGGAGCGCTCAACCCTGTTCCCCGGCAATTATGATCACATCATTGATTTTGCCGGACAGCCGTTTTTCCAACGCGAGCGCGCCGTGCTGCGCAACGCGCGGGAGTGGGATGATCTTGTGCGCGTGGCGGACTTCAACGCCACGGCCGACCGTATCGTCGCGGCGTCGGAATTGTTTGCGTCGCCCCTCGAACGCCTGTCCTGGCTGTTCATCGTCATCCATCAGGAGAGCATGGACGGCATGCGCGAGCAGTTGCTGCGGGACATCAACCGCGCGCTGAAGCTGCTGCGCGACGCCTGTAGCGAGGACGAGCTGCTGGTGTTTTTCGGCAAACTCTTCACGATGTTCGGGGAGTTGCGGAACAGGCATATGTCCAGCATACTCGACTGCGTGCTCACGCTCGGCCGCGAAGTGCATGCAACGGAATCGCAGCGACTGATAGACGCGTTCATCGAGCATCTGGTGGATTTCGGCTTTGTCACCCCGAAACTCTCCGGGGTCACGGACGAATGGCAGGTGAGCGTCGACCGCAATCACATCAAGAACATTCGCGTGTGGCTTGCGCTTATCCAGTTGCATCCTGCGTCGTGGCGCCATCTGCTTTCGGCCCTGCTGATCAATCTGAAGCTCGGCGGCGTGTTCATTTCCGATACGGATCTGTTTCAGCGCGACGTGACCGCACTGCTGAATGCCGACATCGGTCCCGTGTACTACCTCGTCAAACAGCTCGCGATGCTGTTTCCCGTGTACTTCAACGAGATCGGCGCCGAAGGCGAGTTGCGCGACACCAGTACGGTGATTGACGAGCTGTCGCAGCGCCACGACCGCCTCATTCATTTTCTCAGAAAGCAGGTACACGCCGAGAGCAACAACCTCCATATCAAGCTCACAGACGGCATTCTGCGGTATTGGTTCGATGGCGACAGCGAGGCGCTGCTCCCGTATCTCCCGCTGGACGTGGCCGAGGGACTGGAAGCGGAGGGGCACTGGTACGACGATGTTCACCACACCGTACGCACGCTGTGCGCCACCCTGCAGCTCCCGCCCGAACTTCTCTCGACCATACCCCTCCGCCGTATCGAGGCGCTGTTGGATGCCATGACCGAGGTGCCGAGCATGCACCGCGCCCGTGTGCGGCATCTCGTGCGCATCAAGCAATTGCTGACGGAGAAGTACACCATAGACGTGCATGACATCGTGCCGCACATGGAGAAACTGGCGGTATTCCGACGTCACGATATTGACGAACTCGAACGTCTGCTTGCGTCCGGTGACGCGATGAAGGCCCTGACCTTTGTGCTCGACGCCATTCGTCGCCTGCGGAATGTGATTCTCGATGCAGAGCAGACGACCGGTATCGAAGACATCTACTACAAACGCCATATCGCGGCGGGTATCCCTTCGATGTACGGGCGCTATCTGGAGCCAAAATTCCAGGCCATGGGTCTCACCTTCCGCTTCGAGGCGCTGGCCTCGCAGCTGATCGAAAAGCTCATCGCGGAAACGAATCTCCGATACATCACCGCGCCGACGCTCAAACGTATCGCGCTCATCCTTTCGGCACTCACCGAAAGTCTCGAGATCGAGGGTCTCTCCGATGTCGGTTTCACGAGCACGCTGGAGATGTTCCGCTACAGTCTCACGACGTGGACGTTCACCATCGGGCAGTTCATGAATCTGTTCCAGTTCATGGCCTCGAACGTCACCGGTATCATCACGGAAAACTTCATTCAGCCGCATGACGCCATGCTGACACGCCTCGTGCGTGCGATGCACCAGGACATTCAGGTACAGCAGCTTCATGCCCTCTCCGAGCAGTTCTATCGGGATCTGATTGCCGGCAGTTTCCCGGTGCCGCAGCTGGACAATTTCATCAGTTCCGTGGTGGCGTCGCTGAACGAGATGATGCGGCATCTGCCTTCGGATGCGGCGCAAAGCGCCCTGACCTACGAACCGCGGCTCATCACCACGCGCTTGTATCAGCAGAACAGCGATATAGACAATCCGGTGTTTCTCGGGGCCAAGGGATACTATCTCAAGAAAATGACGCAATTCGGCTTTCCTGTTCCGCCCGGCTTTGTGCTGACCACGGAGCTGTTCCGCCGGAGGACCATGCTGACGCGTCACCCGGATATGAGTGCGGAAGTGGATGCGATAATCATGGATCGCGTGCACGATCTGGAATTGATCACCGGCAGGGGCTATGGTGATCCGGACAATCCGTTACTGCTTTCCGTCCGTTCCGGGGCCGCGATTTCCATACCCGGAGCCATGAACACCTTTCTGAATGTGGGATTGAACGACAGCATTGTCGAGCGATTGAGCACGAAGCATAATTACGGGTGGACCTCGTGGGATTGTTACCGCCGCTTCCTTCAGGGTTGGGGCATGGCCTACGGCATTGACCGGGATTCCTTTGACGGCATCATGATGCGTTTCAAGGAGGAGTATGGCGTTACACAGAAAATCATGTTCACTCCGGCGCAGATGCGGCATATCGCCTTCACCTACAAGGATGTGCTGCAAGAGCATGGTGTGCGCATCGAGGAGGATCCGTTCCGCCAGTTGATCCAGGCCATTCTCTCGGTGCTCGATTCCTGGTACACGGACCGTGCAAAGGTGTATCGCAGCAAATTGAGTATCGCCGAGGATTGGGGCACGGCGGTGGTCGTGCAGCAGATGGTACTGGGAAATCTGAACTACGACTCCGGGACCGGCGTCTTGTTCACCAGGGATCCATTCTCCCGCGAACCCGGCATACACCTCTACGGCGACTTCACCATCTGCAGTCAGGGTGAGGATATCGTGGGCGGGCTGGTGCATGTGCTTCCCATTTCCGAGCAACAGCGCAAGCGCTCCAATACCCCGCAGGAGTTGTCGCTCGAGAGAAACTTCCCGGAGATATTCGCGAAGCTGCACACGTACGCCCGGGAACTCGTGTACGACCGCGGTTTCGGACATCAGGAGATAGAATTCACCTTCGAGACGAAACAAGCGGAAGATCTGTACATATTGCAGACACGCGATCACTCTGTGTTGCACGAAAGCGAAATGCCGGTGTTCGACAGTCCCCCGGGCACCTTGCACCCTGCGGGCACCGGGCTCGGCATCGGCGGCGGCGCAATGGTCGGGATCGTCTGTTTCGATATGTCGGATCTCGAGGAGCAGCGACATGTGCATCCCGAAGAGCACATGATACTGGTGCGGCCGGACACCGTTCCGGACGACATCGGCATGATCTTCGAATGCGATGGCTTGCTGACCGCCCGCGGTGGTGCCGCTTCGCACGCGGCGGTGACAGCGGTACGCTTGCGCAAGACCTGCGTGGTGGACTGCCGTGATCTGATCGTCGACGAGACGAAAAAAACCTGTTCGATTGGTCCGCATCGCTGGGCCGCCGGCGATTCCATCGCAATTGATGGACGGCTCGGCTTTATTTTTACGGGGACGCACCCCATTTGCTATGAAAAAATCCAATTTCCCTGA
- a CDS encoding Crp/Fnr family transcriptional regulator produces the protein MNDDTLLDIVRTIPLFSELDLDDLIVLMESCTLKDVKKGTLLFEEGAPYRGMYVVIEGSVKVFRMTAEGKETVLHLLFPTQTLAEIPMFAGSGYPAHAETLEDSRLCFVEKDGFLALINRDPELALKMLAGLSKRLRALASQLEDLTALDVRTRLLRYIVDEHSRQSHSVLISHIRLPVSKSVLAATLGMSLETLSRTFRKLEDEGLIHIKGKIVAFDDAQRLRDALR, from the coding sequence ATGAACGACGACACCCTACTCGATATCGTCAGAACCATTCCGCTCTTTTCCGAGCTCGATCTCGACGACCTCATCGTCCTGATGGAATCGTGCACGCTGAAGGATGTGAAAAAGGGGACGCTGCTGTTCGAGGAGGGCGCGCCGTACAGGGGGATGTACGTAGTGATCGAGGGATCGGTAAAGGTGTTCCGCATGACCGCCGAGGGAAAGGAAACGGTGTTGCATCTGCTTTTCCCGACGCAGACGCTGGCGGAAATCCCCATGTTTGCCGGCAGCGGCTATCCGGCGCATGCGGAGACTCTGGAGGATTCCCGTCTGTGCTTCGTGGAGAAGGATGGCTTCCTGGCGCTGATCAACCGGGATCCGGAACTCGCACTGAAGATGCTTGCGGGTCTGTCCAAACGCCTGCGCGCCCTTGCCTCGCAACTGGAAGATCTGACGGCGCTCGATGTGCGTACGCGCCTGTTGCGGTATATCGTGGACGAGCATTCCCGGCAGTCGCACTCCGTGCTGATATCGCATATCCGACTGCCGGTATCCAAGTCCGTGCTCGCGGCAACGCTGGGTATGTCGCTGGAAACTCTGTCCCGTACCTTCCGCAAGCTCGAGGACGAAGGACTGATACACATCAAGGGGAAGATCGTCGCTTTCGACGACGCGCAGCGCCTGCGGGATGCATTGCGGTAG